The Tursiops truncatus isolate mTurTru1 chromosome 6, mTurTru1.mat.Y, whole genome shotgun sequence genome includes a window with the following:
- the SPINK4 gene encoding LOW QUALITY PROTEIN: serine protease inhibitor Kazal-type 4 (The sequence of the model RefSeq protein was modified relative to this genomic sequence to represent the inferred CDS: substituted 1 base at 1 genomic stop codon), with translation MAVRLWVVTLALAALFLVGREVPVSAAKFIFSRMLRQLLAPICEHMAESPVCPXIYDPVCGTDGVTYDSECKLCLARM, from the exons ATGGCTGTTCGCCTGTGGGTGGTCACCCTGGCCTTGGCTGCCCTCTTCCTTGTGGGCAGGG AAGTGCCAGTGTCGGCAGCAAAGTTCATTTTCTCAAGAATGCTAAGGCAGCTGCTTGCA CCCATCTGTGAGCACATGGCAGAATCTCCAGTCTGCCCCTAGATATATGACCCAGTTTGTGGCACTGACGGGGTCACGTATGACAGTGAATGCAAGCTCTGCTTGGCTCGCATGTAA